In one window of Podospora pseudopauciseta strain CBS 411.78 chromosome 2 map unlocalized CBS411.78m_2.2, whole genome shotgun sequence DNA:
- a CDS encoding uncharacterized protein (COG:S; EggNog:ENOG503NXIV) codes for MAIPAEAASQLKTCVQEYGFVGALIDAYDVQPSGDKYQFYEGREYDEFWRTVQELDVPVYLHPSFQSLDEVFTPGELYYQEDSVAASAGLATASWDWHSRTGLSFLRLYTGGVFERFPKLKIVLGHMGEMVPFYLWRSNAVLSRGRPTSLRDVWRNNIWVAVSAVWDLDVMRMVHAVTDVRRVMYAVDYPFGRNAEGKALMEELRKSKLVSEKEFKGIANGNAKALLRLK; via the coding sequence ATGGCCATTCCTGCTGAAGCGGCCAGCCAGCTGAAGACATGTGTTCAGGAGTATGGCTTTGTTGGCGCCTTGATTGATGCATATGATGTTCAGCCTTCCGGCGACAAGTATCAGTTTTATGAAGGAAGGGAATATGATGAATTCTGGCGAACCGTTCAGGAGCTGGACGTTCCGGTATATCTGCATCCTTCCTTCCAGTCGTTGGATGAGGTGTTTACTCCTGGGGAACTGTACTACCAAGAGGATTCGGTGGCGGCCTCGGCGGGATTGGCTACGGCAAGCTGGGACTGGCACTCGAGAACGGGCCTTTCGTTTCTGAGACTTTATACTGGGGGCGTCTTTGAGAGATTCCCAAAACTGAAGATTGTGCTCGGTCACATGGGAGAAATGGTGCCATTCTATCTGTGGAGGTCAAACGCGGTGTTGAGCAGAGGCAGGCCGACGTCCTTGAGAGATGTATGGAGAAACAATATATGGGTGGCGGTCAGTGCCGTGTGGGATTTGGACGTTATGAGGATGGTGCATGCTGTGACGGATGTGAGGAGGGTCATGTATGCCGTTGACTACCCGTTTGGCAGGAACGCTGAGGGCAAGGCCTTAATGGAAGAGCTGCGCAAGAGCAAACTGGTGAGCGAGAAGGAATTCAAGGGGATTGCGAATGGAAATGCCAAGGCGTTGTTGCGCTTGAAATGA